From the Winogradskyella forsetii genome, the window CTTGATATTTCAACGCATATTCCATAGCGAGAATGCCACCCCAAGACTGACCTAGTAAATAGAAATTGTCTTTATTGAGGTTTAAGGCACGTCGAACCTGTTCTACTTCTTCCACAAAGTGTTCGGTAGTCCATAAAGTGGAGTCGTTGGGTTTGTCACTATAATACGAATCTAGCTGATCGTAATAAATGTATTCTATTTCTTCATTAGGAAGATAGCCATCAAAATTCTCAAAAAACTCATGAGTGCCACCAGGACCACCATGAAGCAATAGCACTTTCATTTTCGGATTGTTTCCCATTCGTTTTGTAAAAACGTTGAATGTGCCTTTTGCAGTTTCAATGGGAATCATTGTTATGCCACCTGTATTTTGGTCATCGCTGTTGGAATAATCGAAGTAGGATGATTTTGTTTCCTTTGCGCGAGTTGTATTTTCGGTTTTTTTATTGCAAGAACAGAAGGTGCAAATGAAGGCGATGAGTAGGAACGTTTTGGTTTTCATAGTATCTTTCATTAACGTTTATATTTACTCGGCATCTGCTAATTTCTTAGTATCTGCATATTGCTGGAACTGAATTATTTTTCCATCCTTGAGTGTCCAATGGTGGGCGACTTGTACAGTGTATTCTTTGTCGTCCATAGAAGTAATCATGTAGTACAAAGTTGCCAATACTTGATTATTACTCATTTCGTGTAATTTTACATTTTTTAATGTGAACGACTTGTAAAGCTCTCCAATTTTAAGGAAAACACCATTTAAAACCGCTTCTGGACCGATATAAGGATTTCCAACTGCTAAAGAATTGCTTTCGGCTTCATTCCATATAATTTTTGTATCCATTAAGCTTAAAACTGTGGGAATATCTCCTTTTGAAAAAGCTTGGTAAAGACTATCAATGACTTTTAAATTGATGTCATTGGTTTTTGTGTCTTGCGCAACACCGTTTATGGTAATTGCAAAAAGTAAAAT encodes:
- a CDS encoding nuclear transport factor 2 family protein, with amino-acid sequence MKLLLTTILLFAITINGVAQDTKTNDINLKVIDSLYQAFSKGDIPTVLSLMDTKIIWNEAESNSLAVGNPYIGPEAVLNGVFLKIGELYKSFTLKNVKLHEMSNNQVLATLYYMITSMDDKEYTVQVAHHWTLKDGKIIQFQQYADTKKLADAE